Proteins encoded within one genomic window of Salipaludibacillus agaradhaerens:
- the putP gene encoding sodium/proline symporter PutP, translated as MVENLTPIIITFIVYLVAMMALGVIAYRLTTNLSDYVLGGRKLGAGVAALSAGASDMSSWLLLGLPGALYAGGLVEAWIAIGLGIGAFINWQFVAGRLRAYTELANDAITLPDFFENRFADKSQSLRIVSALLILIFFTFYTSAGLVGGAILFENSFGLDQGLALWIGALVIIGYTFMGGFLAVSWTDFVQGILMFLALIVIPIVAIVDYGGFGATFEQIRSMDPDNLNLMGGVGAIGIISLLGWGLGYFGQPHIIVRFMAIRSMKEIPKAKAIGISWVLLSMFGAVMTGLVGIAYFADQPLENPETVFIAFTQVLFHPIVAGILLAAVLAAIMSTIDSQLLVSSSALAEDFYKGIIRKNASDKELVLVGRIGVLVIAIIALILAQNPDSTVLDLVANAWAGLGATFGPLILFSLFWKRMTRNGALAGMISGGGAVFIWITFLKAETGFFSLYELVVGFFISSIMIILFSYFSAPPSPEITKTFDRAREMDKKRL; from the coding sequence ATGGTAGAAAATTTAACACCAATTATTATTACTTTCATCGTATATCTCGTGGCTATGATGGCGTTAGGGGTAATCGCCTACCGATTGACAACGAATTTATCAGATTATGTACTAGGAGGACGGAAGCTTGGAGCAGGGGTAGCAGCATTGTCCGCTGGGGCATCAGATATGAGTAGCTGGCTATTGCTTGGGCTTCCCGGCGCACTTTATGCAGGTGGGCTTGTTGAAGCGTGGATTGCTATTGGATTGGGAATCGGAGCATTTATCAACTGGCAATTTGTAGCGGGACGTCTGAGAGCTTATACAGAATTAGCGAATGACGCCATTACACTACCGGACTTTTTTGAGAATAGATTTGCTGATAAGTCTCAATCGTTACGCATCGTATCGGCATTGCTCATCTTAATTTTCTTTACGTTTTATACATCCGCTGGATTAGTGGGAGGTGCTATATTATTTGAGAACTCATTTGGACTAGATCAAGGGTTGGCGTTGTGGATTGGCGCTCTCGTCATTATTGGTTATACGTTTATGGGAGGCTTTCTTGCTGTAAGTTGGACAGATTTCGTTCAAGGCATCTTAATGTTTTTAGCTCTTATCGTTATACCGATTGTGGCTATTGTAGATTACGGCGGCTTTGGTGCAACCTTTGAGCAAATAAGAAGCATGGATCCAGACAACCTTAATTTAATGGGAGGGGTCGGTGCCATAGGGATTATTTCCTTATTAGGTTGGGGACTTGGCTACTTTGGTCAACCTCATATTATCGTTCGCTTCATGGCGATTCGATCAATGAAAGAGATACCTAAAGCAAAAGCTATTGGTATCTCATGGGTGCTCCTTTCTATGTTTGGGGCAGTTATGACTGGTCTTGTAGGGATTGCTTATTTTGCTGACCAACCACTTGAAAATCCAGAAACGGTCTTTATTGCTTTCACACAAGTATTATTTCATCCAATCGTAGCTGGTATATTACTTGCCGCTGTATTAGCTGCTATTATGAGTACGATTGATTCGCAACTACTTGTCTCCTCATCAGCACTTGCAGAAGATTTTTACAAAGGAATCATTCGAAAAAATGCAAGTGATAAGGAACTTGTCCTTGTAGGACGAATAGGCGTCTTAGTTATTGCGATTATTGCACTTATATTGGCACAAAATCCTGACAGTACCGTCTTAGATCTTGTGGCGAATGCTTGGGCTGGTCTAGGAGCGACATTTGGACCTCTCATTCTATTCTCACTTTTTTGGAAGCGAATGACACGAAATGGGGCTCTAGCAGGAATGATTTCTGGAGGAGGAGCCGTGTTTATATGGATTACTTTTTTGAAAGCAGAAACAGGCTTTTTCTCACTATATGAATTAGTCGTAGGGTTTTTCATTTCTTCCATCATGATTATTTTATTTAGCTATTTTAGTGCACCACCGTCACCTGAAATCACAAAAACATTTGATCGTGCGAGAGAAATGGATAAGAAGCGATTATAA
- the panF gene encoding sodium/pantothenate symporter, translating to MNWAVVVPLIIFFFIIFGAGFWSLRFVKKSNQFLHEYFLGSRELGGFVLAMTMIATYGSASSFIGGPGAAYTQGLGWVLLAMAQVATGYFVLMVLGKKFAIYARKYDAVTLIDFLRMRYANSRGVVFISAASIIIFLFSAMVAQWVGGARLIESLTGLEYTTALFIFAVTVLIYVIIGGFRAVALTDMIQGIVMVFGTLIILIGTIVAGGGISAIITDLATENPNLISPFGHDGGLTPAYVSSFWILVGVGVLALPQVAVRAMSYKNARSMHRALIVGTCVVGFIMLGMHLIGVFARPVMPGIDVPDKVMPLITMEVLPPWLAGMVLAAPLAAIMSTVDSLLLIVSSAVVKDIYLNYINPDAEEKRVRRMSLWVTSLLGVAIFTAALSPPDLLIWMNLFAFGGLQSAFIWPIVMGLYWEGANKYGAITSMLTGIISYACIHNLYPHMLGVHTVVFPVIFSFMTFIIASWLGKEKELRPLKSA from the coding sequence ATGAACTGGGCAGTTGTAGTACCATTAATTATTTTTTTCTTTATAATATTTGGCGCGGGATTTTGGTCATTGCGATTTGTAAAGAAATCGAATCAGTTTTTACATGAATATTTTCTTGGTAGCCGAGAGTTAGGTGGCTTTGTCCTTGCAATGACAATGATAGCGACATATGGAAGTGCAAGTAGTTTCATTGGGGGACCTGGAGCTGCTTATACTCAAGGACTAGGTTGGGTTCTTCTTGCAATGGCACAAGTAGCCACAGGTTATTTTGTTTTGATGGTACTGGGAAAAAAATTTGCTATTTATGCGCGAAAGTATGATGCGGTAACGTTAATTGATTTTTTAAGGATGCGTTATGCAAATAGCCGTGGCGTTGTTTTTATATCAGCAGCAAGTATCATTATCTTTTTATTTTCAGCGATGGTGGCTCAGTGGGTAGGTGGTGCCAGGTTAATCGAATCACTTACAGGACTAGAATATACAACAGCATTATTTATATTTGCAGTGACAGTTCTAATTTATGTCATAATCGGGGGTTTTAGAGCGGTCGCGTTAACGGATATGATCCAAGGCATCGTAATGGTGTTTGGCACACTTATTATTTTAATTGGTACCATTGTGGCGGGAGGCGGTATCTCTGCCATTATCACTGATTTGGCAACAGAAAATCCAAATCTAATATCCCCATTTGGGCATGATGGTGGCTTAACACCAGCTTATGTCTCCTCCTTCTGGATTCTAGTTGGTGTAGGGGTGTTAGCTTTACCTCAAGTCGCAGTGAGAGCTATGTCGTATAAAAATGCCCGTTCTATGCATAGAGCTCTCATTGTTGGTACGTGCGTCGTAGGATTTATTATGCTTGGTATGCATTTAATTGGTGTATTTGCAAGACCTGTTATGCCAGGCATTGACGTCCCTGATAAAGTGATGCCATTAATCACAATGGAAGTTCTACCACCTTGGTTGGCGGGCATGGTGTTAGCGGCCCCTTTGGCTGCTATTATGTCTACAGTGGATTCGCTTTTACTCATTGTCAGTTCAGCAGTTGTGAAAGATATCTATTTAAATTACATAAACCCAGATGCGGAAGAGAAACGGGTAAGGCGTATGAGCCTATGGGTGACGTCTCTTCTAGGAGTGGCTATTTTCACTGCGGCCCTCAGTCCGCCTGATTTACTCATTTGGATGAATTTATTTGCTTTTGGAGGATTGCAATCCGCTTTTATTTGGCCAATTGTGATGGGGCTTTACTGGGAAGGCGCTAATAAGTACGGTGCCATAACGTCTATGCTGACAGGGATTATTAGCTATGCATGTATTCATAACCTTTACCCGCACATGTTGGGTGTGCACACGGTCGTCTTCCCTGTTATTTTTTCCTTCATGACATTTATCATTGCCAGTTGGTTAGGAAAAGAGAAGGAGTTACGCCCCTTGAAATCTGCATAA
- a CDS encoding BMP family ABC transporter substrate-binding protein: MSKIDSQPKNILIFSLCVAAVLIFVMLYQSSDILFGKNSDEIEDSSMQKVAILTSDEIRDQSWGSLAYRGQLKIEEEFDISTVLVSDLNTQDRMLEATEELIKEGATLFIGHGREFSETFTHLAEKYPDVFFVTLHGMGKHKNQAVYTYDQRNLEYFIALAASMKSETKQIGVLESTKEDKRHSKFQQGLAHYAPEVEVHTQVVNSRDDGKKAVELMEQLLQKDVDVIYSKGNAFNQDVIEYAKKKGVYIIGYLDDQSYMAKDLVLTSLLNNVSEAYIAIMNDYFSETGITAGVNELTEEDGVYQLAPLGPMFSHEEVDYIMREIEKFNAGQLLFEED, from the coding sequence ATGAGTAAAATAGACAGTCAGCCTAAAAACATATTAATCTTTTCTTTATGCGTGGCTGCTGTGCTTATTTTTGTCATGCTCTATCAATCTAGCGATATATTATTTGGGAAGAATAGTGACGAAATAGAAGATTCATCTATGCAGAAAGTAGCCATACTAACTTCTGATGAGATAAGAGATCAAAGTTGGGGAAGTCTTGCTTATAGAGGCCAACTTAAAATTGAAGAAGAATTTGATATTTCCACTGTATTAGTCAGTGATTTAAATACACAAGACCGGATGTTAGAGGCAACAGAAGAACTGATTAAAGAAGGGGCGACCTTATTTATCGGTCACGGAAGGGAATTTTCCGAGACATTCACTCATTTAGCTGAGAAGTACCCTGACGTTTTTTTTGTCACGCTTCATGGAATGGGCAAACACAAAAATCAGGCTGTGTACACGTATGATCAAAGAAACTTAGAATATTTTATAGCTCTAGCAGCCTCTATGAAATCTGAAACTAAACAAATTGGGGTGCTTGAATCTACAAAAGAAGATAAAAGACATTCTAAATTTCAACAAGGTTTAGCTCATTATGCACCAGAGGTGGAAGTTCATACACAAGTAGTAAACAGTCGAGATGATGGAAAAAAAGCTGTGGAGCTTATGGAACAATTACTGCAAAAAGATGTCGATGTCATTTATTCCAAAGGGAATGCATTTAATCAAGACGTCATTGAATATGCGAAAAAGAAAGGCGTCTATATTATTGGATATCTAGATGACCAATCGTATATGGCGAAAGACCTTGTGTTGACAAGCCTTCTTAACAATGTAAGTGAAGCATATATAGCTATTATGAATGATTATTTTAGCGAAACAGGAATTACAGCAGGGGTTAACGAATTAACTGAGGAAGATGGTGTTTATCAACTTGCACCTTTGGGTCCGATGTTCTCTCACGAAGAAGTTGATTATATCATGAGAGAAATTGAAAAATTTAATGCAGGACAACTATTGTTTGAAGAAGATTGA
- a CDS encoding VanZ family protein, with protein sequence MKERYKFILYHLIPLLGWMGLIYYSSSQTFEEQTVEPMLLDTNLSFVSSYFGWVSFYYGDSLVSLDTRSPAEFVEFFIRKGAHLVTFGILAILSYRVFSYFFKHVVYSSLLALVFVVLYSALDEYRQALNPGRSGMVEDVILNFLGGMLGVILWVKILKVIKKKRKRFPEM encoded by the coding sequence ATGAAGGAGCGCTATAAATTTATTTTGTATCATTTAATACCTCTTTTAGGATGGATGGGGTTAATATACTATTCCTCCTCTCAAACGTTTGAAGAGCAGACAGTGGAACCAATGTTATTAGACACTAACCTATCTTTTGTTTCTTCTTACTTTGGCTGGGTTTCCTTTTATTATGGAGACTCTCTCGTCAGCTTAGACACGAGGTCTCCTGCTGAATTTGTCGAGTTTTTCATAAGAAAAGGTGCTCATTTAGTCACTTTTGGTATTCTAGCTATTTTAAGCTATCGTGTATTTTCATATTTTTTTAAACATGTCGTCTACTCAAGCTTATTAGCTTTAGTTTTTGTGGTCCTTTATAGTGCGCTTGACGAGTACCGTCAAGCATTGAATCCAGGAAGATCAGGAATGGTAGAGGATGTTATTCTTAACTTTTTAGGAGGAATGCTGGGCGTCATCCTATGGGTGAAGATCTTGAAGGTAATTAAGAAAAAAAGGAAGAGATTTCCTGAAATGTAG
- a CDS encoding helix-turn-helix domain-containing protein, with amino-acid sequence MNYELIGENIKMYREKAGMSQTDLADGICSQAQISRIEKGEVIPLSTTLYQIAKKLEIDINDFFNMAHYKRFDYINEVKNEIRKSIRLKDYRTVYDIVNSEKRNAVFSSLEHQQFLMWHEGISSYYLKKGFRRSLDVLLKSLQLTRSKEKTLYSATEIEILNSIGIIFNEEGELTLSVQYYEQALREMHKCQKKMDLTKIRVYYGLTKSLTALGRHRDSFAYAQNGIRLCAQLESLYLLGELHFQAGMNCFHMKQLKKSGVHLYKAQLTFEIMDNDEYVEIIKANIKELFPV; translated from the coding sequence ATGAATTATGAGTTAATAGGCGAAAATATAAAGATGTACAGAGAAAAAGCAGGGATGTCACAGACAGACTTGGCTGACGGTATTTGTTCTCAAGCACAAATTAGTCGAATCGAAAAAGGGGAAGTCATACCATTAAGTACGACGCTTTACCAAATAGCGAAAAAGCTAGAAATTGATATAAATGATTTCTTTAATATGGCCCACTACAAACGATTTGACTACATTAACGAAGTGAAAAACGAGATACGAAAGTCTATTAGATTGAAAGACTATCGGACAGTTTATGATATAGTGAATAGTGAAAAAAGAAATGCCGTTTTTTCTTCCCTTGAGCATCAGCAATTTTTAATGTGGCATGAAGGTATTTCAAGTTATTATCTAAAGAAAGGATTCCGCAGGTCTCTTGATGTCCTGCTAAAATCTTTACAATTAACTCGTTCAAAAGAGAAAACTCTTTATTCGGCAACTGAAATTGAGATACTCAATAGTATTGGGATTATTTTCAATGAAGAGGGAGAGTTAACCCTTTCAGTTCAATATTATGAGCAGGCACTGAGAGAAATGCATAAATGTCAAAAGAAAATGGATTTAACAAAAATTAGAGTCTATTATGGCTTAACAAAATCGTTAACGGCACTTGGTAGACACCGTGATTCATTTGCCTATGCTCAAAATGGCATCCGCCTCTGTGCACAATTAGAAAGTTTATATTTATTGGGAGAGTTGCATTTTCAAGCTGGCATGAACTGTTTTCATATGAAACAATTAAAAAAGTCAGGAGTTCATTTATATAAAGCACAATTAACTTTTGAAATTATGGATAATGATGAATATGTGGAGATTATTAAAGCGAATATTAAGGAGCTATTCCCTGTTTAA
- a CDS encoding sensor histidine kinase: MKEWFSKMTFRSKILSVLLIITIFLGSFSIIVIQSLQEMNRISDDLSNNSLPEHFWLSHWEQELMSKEYIIETALNTDFCCGFLETYERHQSESEEKVSDAHGEVPESLHSLKRDIDLLDFTITNNVRGLIEYNDYSAAANLVEEGYLPQLEDLQSMITLKRDDVIVSLEGHTDRVSSIINEALWLFLMIMTLAILVGIIASYRISAGLTKPVDEIEGKLDQIASGDYGLLLENRGQIELQSLTSSINKMSLRLKESFNTIINDKVYHEQILNSLPLGIVTYEKKTEELSLNETAKKFLGNDSEAILDIIKQGIFTENKAFWHMVSSPEIYQNIKIPFYSKEGDYYFLVSQSELKDCQDDVIGKVFYFLDITETEELEKKIQQTEKLALVGELSAGAAHEIRNPLAVIDGFLSLMNKSLSKKEREQFHIPLLIKELERINVIIEEMLMLTKPSAPKMEITFLEDIINDILPLINDSLGHEDVIFELSIERIPLYMDAEQIKQVFHNLIRNSIEAMAGKGEVTIHSDADEGNYHIYIEDTGPGIPEKLQKNIFSPFLTSKDSGTGLGLTIAQRIMDTHNGKLTLVSSSEKGTCFKITLPIPYHKKRIM, translated from the coding sequence ATGAAAGAATGGTTTAGTAAAATGACGTTCAGAAGTAAAATATTGTCTGTTCTCCTGATCATTACGATATTTTTAGGTAGTTTTTCCATCATCGTTATTCAATCATTACAAGAGATGAATCGAATTAGTGATGATCTTAGTAACAATAGTTTACCTGAACATTTTTGGCTATCTCATTGGGAACAAGAATTGATGTCTAAGGAATATATCATTGAGACAGCATTAAATACAGACTTTTGTTGTGGTTTTTTAGAAACGTATGAAAGACATCAGAGTGAGTCCGAAGAAAAAGTGAGTGACGCTCACGGTGAGGTTCCTGAGTCACTTCATTCATTAAAGCGTGATATTGATTTACTTGACTTCACTATTACGAACAATGTGAGGGGATTAATTGAGTATAACGATTATTCAGCGGCGGCCAATCTTGTAGAAGAAGGTTATTTACCACAATTAGAAGACCTACAGTCGATGATCACTCTTAAAAGAGATGACGTCATAGTTTCGCTAGAAGGACACACTGATAGGGTGTCCTCCATTATTAATGAAGCGCTTTGGCTATTTTTGATGATTATGACGTTAGCAATTTTAGTCGGCATTATAGCCTCATATCGAATAAGTGCCGGACTTACAAAACCGGTAGATGAAATTGAAGGAAAGCTTGATCAGATTGCGAGTGGAGATTACGGCTTATTACTTGAAAACCGTGGGCAGATTGAACTTCAGTCACTAACGTCTTCGATCAATAAAATGTCTCTTCGCTTAAAAGAGTCGTTTAACACGATTATTAACGATAAAGTTTACCATGAGCAAATTTTAAACTCCTTGCCATTAGGTATTGTCACATACGAAAAAAAGACAGAAGAACTATCGTTAAATGAAACAGCAAAAAAGTTTTTGGGTAACGATAGTGAGGCGATTCTAGACATTATAAAGCAAGGTATTTTTACAGAGAATAAAGCTTTTTGGCATATGGTTTCCTCACCAGAAATTTATCAAAATATTAAAATACCTTTTTATTCTAAGGAAGGTGACTATTATTTTCTCGTCTCCCAGTCTGAACTAAAAGATTGTCAGGATGACGTCATTGGGAAGGTCTTTTACTTTTTAGATATTACAGAAACAGAAGAGCTTGAGAAAAAAATTCAGCAAACTGAAAAATTAGCTCTTGTGGGGGAGCTCTCAGCAGGTGCTGCTCATGAAATCCGAAACCCATTAGCTGTGATAGATGGTTTCTTATCATTAATGAATAAGTCATTATCAAAAAAGGAACGCGAACAATTTCATATTCCTTTGTTAATTAAAGAACTCGAGAGAATTAATGTTATTATTGAAGAGATGCTGATGCTGACAAAACCGAGCGCGCCAAAAATGGAAATCACTTTTCTAGAAGATATTATTAACGACATCCTTCCACTTATCAACGATTCTCTCGGTCATGAGGATGTCATTTTTGAACTATCCATTGAGCGAATTCCACTCTATATGGATGCGGAACAAATTAAACAAGTATTCCATAATCTAATAAGAAATAGTATTGAAGCGATGGCAGGTAAGGGAGAAGTCACTATCCATAGTGATGCAGATGAAGGGAACTATCATATTTATATCGAGGATACCGGCCCTGGAATTCCAGAAAAATTGCAAAAGAATATATTTAGCCCCTTCTTAACATCTAAGGATAGTGGCACAGGTCTCGGGTTGACCATTGCTCAACGCATAATGGATACTCATAATGGAAAACTAACTCTTGTTTCCTCCTCAGAAAAGGGGACTTGTTTCAAAATAACTCTCCCTATCCCTTATCACAAAAAGAGAATAATGTAA
- a CDS encoding FN3 associated domain-containing protein: MKDRFKQVRRLITASMAFFLVATSFVPSVKGYSGFVESTTSDYLVSEAAVNTTHGGKQGPKRHVEDLIDIDSTSFVIDFDKTYPKGLPIERLVSVSFHLDNDDVIEPDITDYYVSEEDRSHVTVVHTNDDLLGEIGTIKANNVNLEFDYTEIEKTMSIEEVRDGEVGSTYTTEGVVTAHFETGGQTNMFVQDESAGILLRGPGLGSLYDIGDKIKVTGELDHFRDMLQLLISVGNSEVVEQQVGLPTPKLVSAEDFQENGEMIEAQLVMVEQASVTELRDFDDYKATDETGEFIVLGSAANVQEETDYDYIIGVVNYHFYESKLMPRFDEDLIEDITVVQPVRATPNSSEVVAGSTVRLSTFTDEAEIYYTTDGSDPTINSTQYEEPIDVTEDVTIKAFAVKKGLSDSVVTTFEYTILPEAGTLNIYDIQGTSHVSPYENMIVREVPGIVTYTRNNGFYMQSEESDGDVNTSEGIYVYRPGHDVSEGDSVLVDGQVIEYEEQGFDDNHDLTTTQIVGSFIDVVSSDNSLPDPVIIGEDRDIPDVLLADPENYDINDPEMFDATANALDFYESLEGMLIEIPGQITVTGPQKYNEVTIISEEWGLDNRTEDGGVYLTEQELNTEVMFMNVPRNMVAKTGDFFAESIEGVVGYNYGNYKIQPVGPLPDLQEGDAERREETTIAFEEDKLTVATYNVENYYPGVPEEKTERLANSMANELGAPDIITLVEVMDNDGDVDSGNTDASESYQTLIDEIAAQGGPEYAYTDVAPVDGNDGGIPGGNIRVGHIYRTDRVHIAEGDIGGPTDAIKIDENGDLNYVSGLIEPTNDAFTSSRKPLMTEFIFKGESVYVIGNHWNSKRGDDAPFGMEQPPVQGSRDQRQDIAEIIHDFVSELKSYDEDANVVVLGDFNDFPWSPPLQILEGNDMLYNTIYELPREQQFTYNYNGSSQSLDSILVSEHLQAGLKTDIMTINSQFMEAHGRASDHDPMIVQLEIPNIDPDYDMGDVIPPEIIFAKDELNSDPVIRLAVGDEFVLPEVTAVDDVDGDLTDCIEVTSNVDMSEAGTYEVRYTVSDKAGNTAVKQLTVIVGETTPLAEIMNGSFEEWEGNLPNKWFGDASNIARSRIAKSDEAYTGDYSVQLINESSTHNRFTSHAYGIEEGASYEISFKVKGNGEIRNGMYAPGYHGNNYSSYSQYTLVENDEWQNITWDYEAPGHGEAELIFSIRETGGEHLLIDEVIVTKKN, from the coding sequence ATGAAAGATCGTTTTAAACAGGTCCGTCGATTAATCACAGCGAGTATGGCATTTTTTTTAGTAGCAACATCCTTTGTACCGTCAGTTAAAGGGTATAGTGGTTTTGTGGAAAGCACGACTAGCGATTACTTAGTGAGTGAAGCAGCAGTAAACACGACTCACGGGGGGAAACAAGGACCTAAACGACATGTAGAGGACCTCATTGATATTGACTCTACAAGTTTTGTAATTGATTTTGATAAAACATATCCAAAAGGGTTGCCAATCGAAAGATTAGTAAGTGTGTCATTTCATTTGGACAATGACGACGTGATTGAGCCAGATATAACAGATTATTATGTTTCTGAAGAGGATCGTTCACACGTAACAGTCGTGCATACCAATGATGATTTGTTAGGTGAAATTGGAACGATAAAAGCTAACAATGTCAATCTTGAATTTGATTATACAGAAATTGAAAAAACTATGTCCATTGAGGAAGTTAGGGATGGAGAGGTTGGATCCACTTATACGACTGAGGGTGTGGTAACAGCTCACTTTGAAACGGGTGGACAAACAAATATGTTTGTTCAGGATGAGTCTGCCGGCATCTTGCTGAGAGGTCCTGGTTTAGGATCTTTATATGATATTGGGGATAAAATAAAAGTGACAGGTGAGTTAGACCATTTTAGAGATATGCTTCAATTGCTTATTAGTGTGGGGAATTCAGAGGTTGTTGAGCAGCAGGTCGGACTTCCAACACCAAAGCTTGTGAGTGCAGAAGATTTTCAAGAGAATGGTGAGATGATTGAAGCCCAGCTTGTCATGGTTGAACAAGCTAGTGTGACTGAATTAAGAGATTTCGATGATTACAAGGCAACGGATGAGACTGGAGAATTCATCGTGCTTGGATCGGCAGCAAACGTACAGGAAGAAACCGACTATGACTATATAATAGGAGTCGTCAATTACCATTTTTACGAATCGAAATTAATGCCACGCTTTGATGAGGATTTGATTGAAGATATTACTGTTGTGCAACCAGTAAGAGCAACTCCAAACTCTTCTGAAGTTGTGGCAGGGTCTACCGTGCGCTTAAGTACATTTACCGACGAAGCAGAAATATATTATACAACGGATGGATCTGATCCAACTATTAATAGTACGCAATATGAAGAACCTATTGATGTCACAGAAGATGTTACTATAAAAGCGTTTGCTGTTAAAAAAGGGCTTTCAGATAGTGTTGTGACTACTTTTGAATATACGATTCTCCCTGAAGCCGGCACCTTGAATATTTATGATATTCAAGGAACGAGTCACGTTTCTCCTTATGAAAATATGATAGTGCGTGAAGTGCCTGGTATTGTGACTTATACACGAAATAACGGTTTTTACATGCAAAGCGAGGAATCTGATGGTGATGTGAACACCTCTGAAGGCATTTATGTGTATCGACCAGGTCATGACGTTTCAGAAGGTGATTCGGTCCTTGTAGATGGTCAAGTAATTGAGTATGAAGAGCAGGGTTTTGACGATAATCATGATTTAACGACCACCCAAATTGTCGGATCTTTCATTGATGTGGTATCTAGCGATAACTCTTTACCTGACCCAGTAATCATTGGTGAAGATAGAGACATACCTGATGTGTTATTAGCGGACCCAGAAAATTATGATATCAATGATCCAGAAATGTTCGATGCCACTGCTAATGCTCTTGATTTTTACGAAAGTTTAGAAGGGATGCTAATTGAAATCCCTGGACAGATAACTGTCACAGGCCCACAGAAATATAATGAAGTGACCATCATATCTGAGGAATGGGGTCTTGATAATCGGACAGAAGATGGCGGTGTTTATTTAACGGAACAGGAGTTAAATACGGAAGTTATGTTCATGAATGTCCCAAGAAATATGGTTGCAAAGACAGGTGATTTTTTTGCAGAGAGTATAGAAGGGGTTGTGGGCTATAACTACGGAAATTACAAAATACAACCAGTAGGCCCGTTACCGGATCTTCAAGAAGGGGATGCCGAGCGGAGAGAAGAGACAACGATAGCTTTTGAAGAAGATAAGTTAACTGTGGCTACTTATAATGTGGAAAATTATTATCCCGGGGTACCTGAAGAAAAAACGGAACGACTGGCAAATTCCATGGCGAATGAACTAGGTGCACCTGATATTATTACACTCGTTGAAGTGATGGATAATGATGGTGATGTGGATAGTGGAAATACGGATGCAAGTGAAAGCTATCAAACACTCATTGATGAAATTGCTGCTCAAGGGGGACCTGAATATGCCTATACCGATGTGGCACCGGTTGATGGAAATGATGGAGGTATCCCTGGTGGAAATATTCGGGTAGGCCATATTTATCGCACGGATCGCGTTCATATTGCCGAGGGTGATATTGGTGGTCCTACGGATGCTATTAAAATTGACGAGAATGGAGACTTAAATTATGTGTCAGGTTTAATTGAACCAACGAATGATGCATTTACATCGTCTAGGAAGCCTTTAATGACTGAATTTATTTTTAAAGGAGAATCTGTGTATGTAATAGGGAATCATTGGAATTCCAAGCGTGGCGATGATGCTCCTTTTGGAATGGAACAACCACCGGTACAAGGGAGTCGAGATCAGCGACAGGACATAGCTGAAATTATCCACGATTTTGTGTCAGAGTTAAAAAGCTACGATGAAGATGCCAATGTGGTTGTACTAGGGGATTTTAATGATTTTCCATGGTCGCCACCTCTTCAAATACTTGAAGGTAATGACATGCTTTACAATACCATTTATGAACTGCCAAGAGAACAGCAGTTTACTTACAATTATAATGGCAGTTCCCAGTCGTTAGATTCCATTCTCGTTTCCGAGCATTTACAAGCGGGATTAAAAACAGATATTATGACGATTAATTCTCAATTTATGGAGGCGCATGGGCGTGCCAGCGATCATGATCCAATGATAGTGCAGCTAGAGATACCGAATATTGACCCTGATTACGATATGGGTGATGTTATACCGCCTGAGATTATCTTTGCGAAAGATGAGCTTAATAGCGATCCAGTCATTCGGTTAGCGGTAGGCGATGAGTTTGTTCTGCCGGAAGTAACAGCCGTTGACGATGTTGATGGTGATTTAACAGACTGCATAGAGGTAACCTCAAATGTGGATATGTCTGAAGCTGGAACGTATGAAGTCCGATACACGGTGTCAGATAAGGCTGGAAATACAGCTGTGAAGCAACTCACTGTTATTGTTGGTGAAACAACTCCTTTAGCTGAAATAATGAATGGGTCATTTGAGGAGTGGGAAGGTAATCTGCCGAATAAGTGGTTTGGAGATGCTTCAAATATTGCACGGTCAAGAATCGCCAAGTCTGATGAGGCTTATACAGGGGATTACTCTGTACAATTAATAAATGAGAGCAGTACCCATAACCGATTTACCTCCCATGCTTACGGGATTGAAGAAGGAGCGTCATACGAAATAAGTTTCAAGGTTAAAGGAAACGGTGAAATTAGAAATGGTATGTATGCACCGGGTTATCACGGTAATAACTACAGCTCTTATTCACAGTATACGTTAGTTGAGAATGATGAGTGGCAAAACATCACATGGGACTATGAGGCACCTGGTCATGGAGAGGCAGAATTAATTTTTTCCATTCGTGAAACGGGTGGGGAACATCTGCTAATTGATGAAGTTATAGTGACCAAGAAAAACTAA